The Agrobacterium cucumeris genome has a segment encoding these proteins:
- a CDS encoding phage major tail tube protein: MTLRIIRGFTLNVNDNVNLALDIETLKLPALEEITETFQPGGSDMELDITGLGIKALTMPFKLKSHTPETLALFGGPAGVRQNWTGKKLVISEEDGTEHEHSIDVTGRLSKVEGEAMAGGKATGYDHEIKSIWSYTEYWDGRVMHRFSFKKGGWDIWNYQAINSTRRSILFS, from the coding sequence ATGACACTGCGCATCATCAGGGGCTTCACGCTCAACGTCAACGACAACGTCAATCTGGCGCTCGACATCGAGACGCTGAAGCTTCCAGCGCTGGAAGAAATCACCGAAACCTTCCAGCCGGGCGGCTCGGACATGGAGCTGGACATTACCGGCCTCGGCATCAAGGCACTCACCATGCCGTTCAAGCTGAAGAGCCACACGCCGGAAACGCTTGCCCTGTTCGGCGGGCCTGCCGGTGTCCGTCAGAACTGGACCGGCAAGAAGCTGGTGATTTCCGAGGAAGACGGTACCGAGCACGAGCATTCGATCGACGTGACCGGCCGTCTGTCCAAGGTCGAGGGCGAGGCGATGGCTGGCGGTAAGGCCACCGGTTACGACCACGAGATCAAGTCGATCTGGTCCTACACCGAATATTGGGACGGTCGCGTGATGCACCGTTTCAGCTTCAAAAAGGGTGGCTGGGACATCTGGAACTATCAGGCCATCAATTCCACCCGCCGCTCCATCCTGTTTTCGTAA
- a CDS encoding phage tail sheath family protein — MALDFNHGVRVIDAGSESRPLETADSSAIGAAVIAPDASNTLFPYDEPVAFYTHEADKVAALGTTGTAIDIINAIRAQGIEAQCVFVRCEAGQTPEATRAKLQGSAASMTGVHALSFARGHVGVEPGLVIAPGYSSGRVEDAKNPLADALEQVSEKLKAIAVIDTGGPNSATSLAFRADFSSRYTYLVDPFVRVASGATIVTKPASPFAAAMFVKRDKKKGGAYWSPSNQEVKGILGTARPITYFDGEIDHEANLLNQNGIATFIPSRLSQGASGQFATNGRILWGNRTASTDTLWQFVNVVRTRATIEKAIINGFRPWANDENLTAQHVIAVMRSLQDLLDSMQAVGAILGGRVYWDRAMNGNANLRLGKLRVEFDAEETPPLEDLIFGSRRNEAYFDTLANEIQRRVTAEFGGTIADYLSAA, encoded by the coding sequence ATGGCACTCGATTTTAATCACGGCGTCCGCGTAATTGATGCTGGCAGCGAAAGCAGGCCGCTTGAGACGGCCGACAGCTCTGCGATCGGCGCGGCCGTCATTGCGCCGGACGCCTCAAACACGCTTTTCCCCTATGATGAGCCGGTGGCGTTCTACACCCACGAGGCCGATAAGGTTGCCGCGCTCGGCACCACCGGTACCGCGATCGACATTATTAATGCGATCCGGGCGCAGGGGATCGAGGCGCAGTGCGTGTTCGTCCGTTGCGAGGCGGGTCAGACACCGGAAGCAACCCGCGCCAAGTTGCAGGGTTCGGCCGCGTCGATGACGGGCGTTCATGCTCTTTCCTTTGCCCGTGGTCATGTCGGTGTCGAGCCGGGTCTCGTGATCGCGCCCGGCTATTCTTCAGGTCGCGTCGAGGACGCCAAGAACCCGCTCGCTGATGCGCTGGAGCAGGTTTCTGAGAAGCTGAAGGCGATCGCAGTTATTGACACGGGCGGTCCCAATTCCGCGACCAGTCTCGCATTCAGAGCCGATTTTTCCTCCCGCTACACCTATCTGGTCGACCCATTCGTCCGGGTTGCTTCCGGCGCGACGATCGTCACCAAGCCTGCTTCGCCCTTCGCTGCGGCAATGTTCGTGAAGCGCGACAAGAAAAAGGGTGGAGCGTACTGGTCCCCCTCGAACCAAGAGGTCAAGGGCATCCTCGGCACGGCACGGCCGATCACCTATTTTGACGGCGAAATCGATCACGAGGCGAACCTCCTCAACCAGAACGGCATCGCCACTTTCATCCCGTCCCGGCTTTCGCAGGGTGCCAGCGGCCAGTTCGCCACGAACGGTCGCATTTTGTGGGGCAACCGCACCGCCTCCACGGACACCCTCTGGCAGTTCGTCAACGTGGTCCGTACCCGCGCCACCATCGAGAAAGCCATCATCAACGGTTTCCGGCCATGGGCCAATGACGAGAACCTGACGGCGCAGCATGTCATCGCCGTGATGCGCAGCCTGCAGGACCTGCTCGACAGCATGCAGGCGGTTGGCGCCATCCTTGGTGGTCGCGTCTATTGGGACCGGGCGATGAACGGCAATGCGAACCTGCGCCTCGGCAAGCTGCGCGTCGAGTTCGATGCCGAAGAGACGCCGCCGCTGGAAGACCTGATCTTCGGCTCGCGCCGCAACGAGGCTTACTTCGACACCCTCGCCAATGAAATCCAGCGCCGTGTGACTGCCGAGTTCGGCGGCACGATCGCCGATTATCTCTCCGCCGCATAA
- a CDS encoding phage tail protein I, which yields MRDVAALLPSNSEPFEYALAGGMSDDLAVPFADLMDPYKTEARLLPYLAAHHSVDLWYDDWSEERKREMIAQCAGRSVLYPGSRLAALKGTLVGLKRYLAFVDADIIDRIAHPARFTFGRAVIGRTPIAHQPFTAHYLVHVTLRAPKNHFQIGRSALGRAALTSVDLEPIRRAQRAMVTAKTPDTLYTVSFAWRRPITLQDAVMIDGSTSPGGYRQRQYL from the coding sequence ATGAGGGACGTTGCAGCGCTTCTTCCGTCCAATTCCGAGCCTTTTGAATACGCGCTTGCCGGTGGCATGTCCGATGACCTGGCTGTGCCTTTCGCAGACCTGATGGACCCGTACAAGACGGAAGCGCGGCTGCTGCCCTATCTCGCCGCGCACCATTCGGTTGACCTCTGGTACGACGACTGGAGCGAGGAGCGGAAGCGGGAAATGATCGCCCAATGTGCGGGGCGTTCTGTCCTCTATCCCGGCTCGCGGTTGGCGGCCCTGAAAGGCACGCTTGTCGGCCTGAAGCGCTATCTGGCTTTCGTGGATGCCGATATCATCGACCGCATCGCCCATCCGGCCCGTTTCACCTTCGGTCGCGCCGTCATCGGCCGCACGCCGATCGCGCACCAACCGTTCACGGCGCATTACCTCGTGCACGTCACGTTGCGCGCCCCGAAAAATCATTTTCAGATCGGCCGGTCGGCTCTTGGCCGCGCCGCCCTCACATCCGTCGATCTTGAGCCGATCCGTCGCGCACAGCGCGCCATGGTCACCGCAAAGACGCCGGACACCCTCTACACCGTCAGCTTCGCATGGCGTCGACCGATCACCCTGCAGGACGCCGTCATGATCGACGGCAGCACTTCGCCGGGCGGTTATCGCCAGCGCCAATATCTTTGA